The genomic region ACAGCGACCTCCGCAAATTGCGTCGTAGGGTTTTTAAAATAACGTCCAACGGCGATGAATCTCTCCTCCCCGTTGATTTTACGAAAGGCCACGAGGGCCATGTCATTAACATAATCCACCGATACAAATTTTTTGAGGAGTTCGGTAGGAATTTGTTTGAGGTGGGTGAAATACCGCTGGTAAATCGTTTCTACGGAGTGCGACGCAAAAAGCGCACTTAACCGGCCGTCGTCATCGGGGCGGATCGGGCGGACATAAGCCTTTAGCCGGCCCGGGAAAGTCGCGCTGGATTCATATTGTGCAGGGTATTGCCCCGGCTGTAGGCTCTCCGTCATATCGATTTAATACGAGATAACCCCATTTAGGTGGATGCGCTAGAGGTATTTTTCCACTCTGTCCCACCATCAAAGGCTGCTCTACTTTTCTTTGATCAGGGGTACGGCCCGCAGGTCGAGGGTATAAGGAGCC from Verrucomicrobiota bacterium harbors:
- a CDS encoding GNAT family N-acetyltransferase; the protein is MTESLQPGQYPAQYESSATFPGRLKAYVRPIRPDDDGRLSALFASHSVETIYQRYFTHLKQIPTELLKKFVSVDYVNDMALVAFRKINGEERFIAVGRYFKNPTTQFAEVAVTIDDPYQKKGIGTFLLEKLKQIALENGIKGFTASMLATNQGMIHLFSHVLGKHEARYADGLYYVRKQFAPDKRKVPPVKTTKN